From a region of the Arvicanthis niloticus isolate mArvNil1 chromosome 6, mArvNil1.pat.X, whole genome shotgun sequence genome:
- the LOC117710998 gene encoding T-cell-specific guanine nucleotide triphosphate-binding protein 2-like, which yields MSLQPSWNTATCKPSSSSSSPPTAQILAFTFENFFKNFKKESKLLSEETITLIESHLEDKNLQGALSEISHALRNIDKAPLNIAVTGETGTGKSSFINALRGVRDEEEGAASTGVVETTMKRTAYPHPKLPNVTIWDLPGIGTTNFKPQNYLTEMKFGEYDFFIIVSATRFKELDAHLAKAIEKMNTKFYFVRTKIDQDVSNEQRSKPKSFNRDSVLKKIRDDCSENLQKVLSSQPPVFLVSNCDVSDFDFPKLETTLLSELPAHKRHIFMMSLHSVTETAIDRKRDFLRQKIWLEALKAGVLATIPLGGFIRDEIQKLEETLNLYRSYFGLDEASLVNIAKDFHMSVSEIKAELKCLHLLTKDKDMSFKEKLLKYIESISCVTGGPLASGLYFRKTYYWKSLFIDTVASDAKSLLNKEQFLSQKRRSCMPIINS from the exons ATGAGCCTG cAACCTTCATGGAACACAGCTACATGCAAGCCTTCCTCTAGCAGTTCCTCTCCTCCAACTGCTCAAATTTTGGCTTTCACCTTTGAAAACTTTTTTAAGAACTTCAAGAAGGAAAGCAAACTCCTCTCTGAGGAAACCATCACTTTGATTGAATCCCATCTGGAGGATAAGAACCTTCAGGGGGCACTGTCTGAAATTAGTCATGCTCTCAGAAACATTGACAAAGCCCCACTGAACATTGCTGTGACTGGAGAAACAGGAACTGGAAAATCCAGCTTTATCAATGCCCTGAGGGGAGTGAGGgatgaagaagaaggagcagCCTCCACTGGGGTGGTAGAGACAACCATGAAGAGAACTGCATACCCACACCCAAAGCTTCCCAATGTGACAATATGGGACCTGCCTGGCATTGGCACCACTAACTTTAAACCACAAAACTACCTAACAGAAATGAAGTTTGGTGAGTATGACTTCTTCATTATAGTCTCGGCTACACGCTTCAAAGAACTTGATGCACATCTGGCCAAAGCCATTGAAAAGATGAACACAAAGTTCTACTTTGTCCGAACCAAGATAGATCAAGATGTCAGTAATGAACAGAGAAGTAAACCAAAGTCTTTCAATAGAGACAGTGTCTTAAAGAAAATTAGAGATGACTGTTCAGAGAACCTTCAGAAGGTTCTCTCCAGTCAGCCTCCAGTCTTCCTAGTCTCTAACTGTGATGTGTCTGACTTTGACTTCCCAAAGCTGGAAACCACCCTACTGAGCGAGCTCCCAGCCCACAAGCGCCACATCTTCATGATGTCCTTGCACAGTGTTACTGAGACTGCCATTGACCGGAAGAGGGATTTTCTCAGACAGAAGATCTGGCTGGAGGCCCTGAAGGCTGGAGTACTGGCCACCATTCCACTTGGGGGCTTCATCAGAGATGAAATACAGAAGTTGGAGGAGACCTTGAATCTCTACAGGTCTTACTTTGGGCTGGATGAAGCCTCACTGGTAAATATTGCCAAGGATTTTCACATGTCTGTGAGTGAAATCAAGGCAGAACTTAAGTGTCTCCATTTGTTAACAAAGGACAAAGACATGTCCTTCAAAGAAAAACTGTTGAAATATATTGAATCTATTTCCTGTGTTACTGGAGGACCACTTGCCTCAGGCCTTTACTTTAGAAAGACTTACTATTGGAAAAGTCTCTTTATTGATACTGTGGCAAGTGATGCCAAGTCTCTCCTTAATAAGGAACAGTTTTTATCACAGAAGCGAAGATCGTGCATGCCTATCATAAATTCTTGA